Proteins from a genomic interval of Xanthomonas sp. AM6:
- the aat gene encoding leucyl/phenylalanyl-tRNA--protein transferase, whose protein sequence is MRRLPALLPDDPAAPFPPAASALRDPDGLLAIGGDLSPTRLLAAYAHGIFPWYSDGQPILWWSPDPRTVFRSDGVRLSSRFRRSLRRSPWRVRADTAFAQVIEACARTPRPGQDGTWITAEMAAAYLALHRAGHAHSVEVFDGEELVGGIYGVARGRMFFGESMFSARSGGSKVALAALARRLHGWGWPLIDAQVENDHLLGLGAERWPRAAFLDAIAALVADPAPAGPWTPRFGELAAAELAAP, encoded by the coding sequence ATGCGCCGTCTCCCCGCCCTGCTCCCGGACGACCCCGCCGCCCCGTTCCCGCCGGCGGCCAGCGCGCTGCGCGACCCGGACGGCCTGCTCGCGATCGGCGGCGACCTGTCGCCCACGCGCCTGCTCGCCGCCTACGCGCACGGCATCTTCCCGTGGTATTCGGACGGCCAGCCGATCCTGTGGTGGAGCCCGGACCCGCGCACCGTGTTCCGCAGCGACGGGGTACGGCTGTCCTCGCGCTTTCGCCGTTCGCTGCGCCGTTCGCCGTGGCGGGTGCGCGCCGATACCGCGTTCGCGCAGGTGATCGAGGCCTGCGCGCGGACCCCGCGCCCGGGCCAGGACGGCACCTGGATCACCGCCGAGATGGCGGCCGCCTACCTCGCCCTGCACCGCGCCGGGCATGCGCACTCGGTGGAGGTGTTCGACGGCGAGGAGCTGGTCGGCGGCATCTATGGCGTGGCGCGCGGGCGCATGTTCTTCGGCGAGAGCATGTTCAGCGCGCGCAGCGGCGGCTCCAAGGTGGCGCTGGCGGCGCTGGCCCGGCGCCTGCACGGCTGGGGCTGGCCGCTGATCGACGCCCAGGTCGAGAACGACCACCTGCTCGGCCTGGGCGCGGAGCGCTGGCCGCGCGCCGCCTTCCTCGACGCGATCGCCGCCCTGGTCGCCGACCCCGCCCCGGCCGGCCCGTGGACCCCGCGTTTCGGCGAACTGGCGGCCGCGGAACTGGCCGCGCCCTGA